A single genomic interval of Magnetospirillum sp. 15-1 harbors:
- the erpA gene encoding iron-sulfur cluster insertion protein ErpA, which translates to MAEVEHNYAARVSVTESAAERVQTLIKMEGKPNMMLRLGVSGGGCSGFSYGISLDDKVGDDDRMFSEFGITLVVDQTSLDMLDGSVVDYVEDLAGSSFQIKNPNATSTCGCGSSFSV; encoded by the coding sequence ATGGCCGAGGTCGAACACAATTACGCCGCCCGCGTCAGCGTCACCGAAAGCGCCGCCGAGCGCGTCCAGACCCTGATCAAGATGGAGGGCAAGCCCAACATGATGCTGCGCCTGGGCGTGTCGGGCGGCGGCTGCTCGGGCTTTTCCTACGGCATCTCGCTGGACGACAAGGTCGGCGACGACGACCGCATGTTCAGCGAATTCGGCATCACCCTGGTGGTCGACCAGACCTCGCTGGACATGCTGGACGGCTCGGTGGTGGATTACGTCGAGGATCTGGCCGGTTCGTCCTTCCAGATCAAGAATCCCAACGCCACCTCGACCTGCGGCTGCGGCAGCTCGTTCTCCGTCTGA
- a CDS encoding deoxyguanosinetriphosphate triphosphohydrolase gives MTESRFHTLAPYACRPEESRGRLHEEADSPTRSPFQRDRDRIIHSAAFRRLQYKTQVFVYHEGDNYRTRLTHSLEVSQIARSIARVLALDEDLAEALALAHDLGHTPFGHAGEDALQEVLAEYGGFDHNAQSLRIVTKLERRYVEFEGLNLTWETLEGLVKHNGPLAGPLAVRPERVLPGAIAEYAQLHDLRLESFAGMEAQVAALSDDIAYNNHDIDDGLRAGLFTIKDLADVPLVGPLFHQVARQYPDAEPSLHIHEVVRRMIGIMILDLIEETRRRIAEFKPQSADDVRGLGRPLAAFSAEMRANDAALRQFLFTNMYRHFSVNRMTSKGRRVVKDLFSLLFAEPECLPPEWRRLADGKGTAKTARVVADYIAGMTDRFALDEHRRLFDLQEKP, from the coding sequence ATGACCGAGTCCCGCTTTCATACCCTGGCCCCCTATGCCTGCCGGCCCGAGGAATCGCGCGGCCGCCTGCATGAAGAGGCGGACAGCCCGACCCGCTCGCCGTTCCAGCGCGACCGCGACCGCATCATCCACTCCGCCGCCTTCCGCCGCCTGCAATACAAGACCCAGGTGTTCGTCTATCACGAGGGCGATAATTACAGGACGCGGCTGACCCATTCGCTGGAAGTGTCGCAGATCGCCCGCTCCATCGCCCGCGTGCTGGCCCTGGACGAGGATCTGGCCGAGGCGCTGGCCCTGGCCCACGATCTGGGCCACACCCCGTTCGGCCACGCCGGCGAGGACGCGCTGCAAGAGGTGCTGGCCGAATACGGCGGCTTCGACCACAACGCCCAGTCCCTGCGCATCGTCACCAAGCTGGAACGCCGCTACGTGGAGTTCGAGGGCCTCAACCTCACCTGGGAGACCCTGGAGGGGCTGGTCAAGCATAACGGTCCGCTGGCCGGTCCGCTGGCCGTCCGGCCCGAACGGGTGCTGCCCGGCGCCATCGCCGAATATGCCCAGTTGCACGACCTGCGACTGGAGAGCTTCGCCGGCATGGAGGCCCAGGTGGCGGCCCTGTCCGACGACATCGCCTACAACAACCACGACATCGACGACGGGCTGCGCGCCGGGCTGTTCACCATCAAGGATCTGGCCGACGTGCCCCTGGTCGGGCCGCTGTTCCATCAGGTTGCCAGGCAATATCCCGATGCCGAGCCCTCCTTGCACATCCACGAGGTCGTGCGGCGGATGATCGGCATCATGATCTTGGACCTCATCGAGGAAACCCGGCGCCGCATCGCCGAGTTCAAGCCGCAAAGCGCCGACGACGTGCGCGGCCTGGGCCGGCCGCTGGCCGCCTTTTCCGCCGAGATGCGTGCCAATGACGCGGCGCTGCGCCAGTTCCTGTTCACCAATATGTACCGCCACTTCAGCGTCAACCGCATGACCAGCAAGGGGCGCCGGGTGGTGAAGGACCTGTTCAGCCTGCTGTTCGCCGAGCCCGAATGCCTGCCGCCCGAATGGCGGCGGCTGGCCGACGGCAAGGGCACCGCCAAGACCGCCCGCGTGGTGGCCGATTACATCGCCGGCATGACCGATCGCTTTGCGCTCGACGAGCATCGCCGGCTGTTCGACCTGCAAGAGAAGCCTTGA